ACTGCTTTGCGGCCTGAACTTATATTTTTCGGTCTGCATGGATTTATAGTCGTACAGGAGAGGATCGCCTACGCGCCCTTTCGATGCAGCTCTTTTGAGCGCACCTTTATCATAAAGTACGCTGACTGAGACGCGTCCTTGTGCATCTTTTCGAACCAGCGCAATACCCGTTGCCGTCGACGCTATTTTCTTATCGGTCTCAAAATAATTGTTGACGTGCATTCCTTCCGACCGTTCCCATTCCGGCCGATTAATACGCGTATCGTCCTGCGGACGGCCCTTGTCAAATTTTCCGTTATAGATGATCACGGAAAACGGATAATCACCCCCGATGTCGACCAGATCGTTATTACTCGGTTGGTCCAGTCCTTTTCTTCGCGCATCTGCCTTTAAATGTTCGTGCGCCTCGCGCAGACTGCTCACGCCCTCCCGAGCGGTTTTCCAGTTTCCCGCCGGAGCGGACGTCCCGGCATGGTAAGCATAAAACTTCTGGTTATCCGCAGCGAACATCACCGTACACCCGCTGAGACTCCCTGTTGTTACCAGCACTGATCCTTTGGGCGGTATATCCGCAAAGGAAATTGCAACAGCACCCACCCCTTCCTTGCCGTTCTCCAGTTCGATCACGTTGGTCTTGTCACTCAGCTTGGTCTTGCCGCGTCCCCATTGACCGAAGTAACTGCCCGAGTTCGGAGAAAAAGAAGTGACGTCCCGCCCATTTCCCGTTTTCAGAACTTCCTGTGCCTCAGTAGAAGTGATATTCGGCAATTTAGCCGGCTCAGACATTTTCATGTCCTTGTCGTAACGATAAAAACTGAATGGGCTGTTGATCTCACTCGTGGTCTTGAGATAAATGGCGCCTTTGCCCTCGAGCGGCGCAATATCGCCTTTCCTGACACGGTAAGCATCGGTATAAAACGCTCCCTGGATTTTCGATTTGACGGACGTTGGGCGCCGCTCTTTTGAGCTGGCACGAGGTCGTGGCTCGCTGCCGGAACGTGGCCTGCCGGGGCGACCGATCGCTTTGGGCCGCGCCCCACGGTCGATTCCGCTGGGGCCGGCCGTCTCGCCCGGCAATTTAGGGGGCGTTGTCGGACTCAACGGGTAGCCGAGGCGGCCATCAGGCAGTCGCTTTGGAGGAACGAAAACCGGCCTTCTCGGTGGCGGATTCGCTACGGTGCCTTGCTTCCGCGTAACGGGTATTTCGATGCTTCTTTGGGATGGCAAATCGTTAATACTGAATACCAGGTCGTGCACCTGATCCAGGTTCAAAGGCTTGTCTTTCGACATGGTTCCCAACGCGTCGGCGGAAACAGTTGCCAAATTCATCGCGCTGCCGGCCGGCGCCACCCCTCGAATCGCCACCAGCACGGAATCGATCTGAGCAGTATCTTCTGCAATTTCTTTCTTCTCCTGATTGGTGATATTCCTACCGTGGACCAAGACGTGGTGCACGTCACTGACACTCGCGGCAAAAGCGCCAATAGGGTGTCTAAGCGCATCTTTTAACGTTTCCAACACGCTTTCCAAGGTGTAATCGGTTCTGACGCGAGTGCCCCCTACATATTGCACTTCATCCGGGCCGTTCCTTGGCGGCGGGTTCCCAGGCGGCGGAGCGTCCGAGCGATGATCGTCAGGTATACGACGCTTCGTGCGAGACCCGGAGCGGGGGCTTTGTACTTCGCCGGCGCGCGCCGTATTATTCGCTTCCGGCTCTTGCCAATCGGGCGTTACAGGATCGCTATTGATTCTCATCGATAATCTCGCGTCATCATTTTTCGGGACATGCGCAGACCTCGTTTTTATGGCTCCAAACCGCAATCGGCGGCAATGCCTTGTATATGTGGAACGAGGTAGCCCAGGAACCGCCATCGTGCGCCGATCTTTTTACGGAAGGTGTTACTCAAGCACTTCGTAACGCCACTTCGTGCGAGAGCATCGAAACGGAACGCCGCGCCACCGACTCCCGGCGCATCACCGGTCATCAGCGGCACACATACTGGTTGCCAACCAACCGCGCGCACTACTTCCGTTACGCGCCCTGCCTGGATGCTTTCCCGTACAATTCCGACTTTTACTGTCGCAGAAGCCGGCTGGCGCCGCTTTTCATGGGTTGGCCCGCCGTGGGTGGCACGTTGGCCGTGCGGTGCGTGCCGTACCGTTGTCGTGAAATGCCCCGCCTGCCGGTCGAGCCGACCGAGCCAACACGTTTCTCAAGGGTGTCCCGATGACCGATATTCTCCAACTCCCGCAAAAGCACTGTGCGCTGCGCGTGGTGCCGCAGCCCTCGGATGCGAACGTCCACGGTGACGTGTTCGGCGGCTGGATCATGGCGCAAGTGGACATTGCCGGCTCGATTCCGGCAAGCCGCCGCGCCAACGGGCGGGTCGCGACCATCGCGGTCAACTCGTTCGTGTTCAAGCAGCCGGTGTTCGTCGGCGACCTGCTGAGCTTTTACGCGGACATCGTCAAGACGGGCAATACCTCGGTCACTGTAGCGGTCGAGGTCTACGCGCAGCGTATGAGCCTGACCGAAGATCTCGTGAAGGTCACCGAAGCCACGCTGACCTACGTCGCCACCGATAGCGACCGGCGCCCGCGCGCGCTGCCGGTGCTGGATTGAGCGTGAGCGCTCAAACCGTCGCCAGCTCGCGCCCCACACCTCCCTGCAGCAGTTCCGAAATCGCGTCCGTCGACAACGGCTTCGCGAAGTAGAACCCCTGCATCTCGTCGCACGCGCGCTCTTTCAGGAAGTCGAGCTGCGCGGACGTCTCCACGCCCTCGGCGATCACCTGCAACTTCAACGAATGCGCGAGCGCGATGATCGCCGAGGTGATCGTCTCGTCATCGCCCGACACGCCGATATCGGAGACGAACGAGCGATCGATCTTCAGGCGGTCCACCGGGAAGCGCTTCAGATAGCTGAGACTCGAATAGCCGGTGCCGAAGTCGTCGATGGCGAGGCCGATGCCGAGCGCGTGCAGTTCGTTGAGCATCGACACCGCTTCTTCCGCGTTGCGCATGATCGTGCTTTCGGTCAGTTCGAGTTCGAGGTATTGCGGCTCGAGACCGGTCTCGGCCAGCACCTGCATGACCAGCTTGGCGATGTCACGCTGCTGGAACACCCGCGCCGACAGATTCACCGAGACCCGCGCCGGCGGCAAACCTTCGTCCTGCCAGGCCTTGTTCTGGCGGCACGCCTCGCGCAGCACCCACTCCGAGAGCGGCCCGATCAGCCCGCTTTCCTCCGCGACCGGAATGAACGACGACGGCAGCACCAGTCCGACTTCCGGGTCGCGCCAGCGCACCAGCGCCTCGGTGCCGACGATCTGGCCGCTCACGATATCCACCTGCGGCTGGTAGTGCAGCAGGAATTCGTTGTCGCGCAACGCGCGGCGCAGACGCCGTTCGAGATTCAGGCGCGCGCCCGCGCTCGCGTTCATCTCCGGCTGATAGAACTGGAACGTGTTGCGGCCCATGTCTTTCGCGCGGTACATGGCGAGGTCGGCCTTCTTCATCAGCGTCTCGGCATCCTCGCCGTCTTGCGGAAACAGGCTCGCGCCCATGCTGCAGCCCACGTACAGCTCGGTGCCGTCGAGCCAGACGGGCTCGGAAATCGACGCGCGCACGCGCTCCATCCACGCGATCAGCGACTGTTCGTCGACGGTGTCGGTCATCACGATCACGAACTCGTCGCCGCCGTGCCGCGCCACCGTATCGCTCGTGCGCGTGCAGCGCGCGAGGCGCTCGGCGACTACGCTGAGCAGCCGGTCGCCGACGCTGTGGCCGAGGCTGTCGTTGACGTTCTTGAAGCCGTCGAGATCGATGAACACGACCGCGACGCCCTTGTGATGCCGTTGCGCGATGATCAGCGCATGCTGCAGACGGTCGCGCAGCAGATTGCGGTTCGGCAGGCGCGTGAGGCTATCGTAATTGGCCTGATACTCGAGCTGTTCCTGATAGCGCATCAGATCGGTCACGTCGTTGATCACGCCGATGTGGTGCGTGATCACGCCGTCCTGATCCGGCACCGGCGCAATGAAAAGCTGATTCCAGAACAGCGCGCCGTCCTTGCGATAGTTGCGCACCACGGCGCTGACTTCGCGATTCGTCGTGAGCGCCTGGCGGATCAGCGCGACGCCTTCCTGTTCGCGGTCGTCACGCTGCAGTACGCGGCAATCGTGGCCGATCACCTCGGCGGGATCGTAGCCGGTAATGCGCATGAACGCCGGGTTCACATATTCGATCAGATTGCCGTTTGGCGACGGTGCGGTGATCAGAATCGCGTTGACGCTGGCGTCGAGCGCGCGGCTTTGCAGGCGCAAGGCAAGGTCGGCGCGCTTGCGCTCGGTGATGTCCGTGTAGGAACCGAGCACGCCGATCACGCGGCCGTCGCCGTCGGTGAACGGCAGCTTGCTCGTGACCGTGGTGCGATGCACGCCGTCGATCACGAGGTCGACTTCGAAGTTCATCTTCGGCACGCCGGTGCTCACCACTTCCTTGTCGTGATCGTTCAGCAACGTGGAGAAGTCGCGCCACGGCATGTCGGCGTCGCTCTTGCCCACCACCTGCTCCGGATACGCGAGCCCGGCATCGCGCGCGAACGCCATGTTGCAGCCGAGATAGCGCGACTCCATGTCCTTCCAGAAAATGCGCTGCGGAATATTGTCGATCACCGCTTCGAGCATCTGGTTGGACCGCTGTGCCTCGGCTTCGGCGTTGATCTGCTCGGTGACATCGTCGGCGAGCACGAAGAACGCCGCGCGGCCCATGAAGTTCAGCGCGTGATACGAAATGTCGGCGCTGATCGTCGAGCCGTCCTTGCGCCGGTGATGCCAGATGCCCGCCATGGTACGGCCGTGCTGGCCCGCGTCGCTGCGCTGCATATGCGATTCGAGACGCGAGATTTCGCCGTTCGGCCGGATCGCGCGAACCGTCATGCCGAGAAATTCGCTTTCGGTGTAGCCGTATTGCTGGATCGCGGCCGCGTTGACGGCGAGAAAACGCAGCGTCTCGCGATCGAAGATGTACATCGGCACCGGATGCTCGTCAAACAGGCCGCGAAAGCGTTCGTCGTTGCGGCCGAGCGCGCGCACGCTGCGCAACTTCTCGCGCGCGCTGTTTTCGCGGGCGCCGAACGTGAAGATCAGCAGCACGCTGCCGCCCAGCATGGTGACGATCAGCAGGAACATGGCCCGCTGCGTTTCGCTCGCCGACGCCGCGAGCGACGCCTGCAAGGCGCGGCTCTCCGCACCGCGCAGTGCCGCGAGACCGTCTTCGAGGCGATCCAGGCCGAGCCCGAGATGGGTGTAAGTCGAGGCCGCCCACTCGCGCGACGCGTCCGGCCCGGCATTGGCGCTCCTGAGCAGCGCGCCGTCGATGTCGTGTTGCAACGCGTGGCTGTCCGAGCTCAACTTCGCGAGCGCATCGAGCATGGCGGGTTCGCCGGCCAGTTCGTTGCGCAGGTCGCGCTCCAGGCGCGCGAGCGTCGTGGCCATGTCGGTGCCCGCACTGGCCGGCGCCGACTCGCCCGATGCCTCGAAGCGGCCGAGCGCGGCAAGGCCGCCGTCGAGCGCCGCACGGTAGGCGTCGAGGTTCTGGCGCACGCTCGTCGAACGCAGCATGCGCGCGTCGGCGTCACGTTGGCCGCAAATCTGCGTATAGGCGACGAACGCGTTCGCGCCGACCGCCGCGGCAACGACCGCCAGGTTGATCAGCAGCCGCTTCGATAAAAAAGGAGTCATGGGTTCCGAACGTCAATCGTTCTGCGGGCGGGAGCGCGCGGTCGCTTTCGATGCATCGGGCCGCATCGATACGAGTCTCTTTACGCGCCAACCCATGGATAACGGCAGGGTTCGGAACAGATTGAGGGTAGCGAATGAAAAAAACTGGCCGGCCGTACCTAGCCGGCCGTACCGAACTCCTTCATGGCCGGGACGAAGTCGTGATTGGCCTCCGGCTTGCGCGACAGCTTGGCGAGCACGTAGCGCTTGAACGGCGCCAGCTCGGCCCACTGCGCGACGCCCGGCGCGGCGAGGCCGGCCAGTTGCGCCTGATGCGCGATGCCATCCGGCACGCTGTCCGTGCGGCGCCAGGCCGGCGCTTCCTCGGGCGTGAACCATTCCGGCTCGATGTTTGCGTGGGTGCGCAGCATTTCGAACAGCGCATGATCGAAATTCGGTTCGATCTCCGCGTCGTCCTCGACCGGGAAACGCGCCAGCAGCTTGCGGTCTTCGAGCGGCAGCATTTGCCACTGATCGAGCGTGATACGCAGCCCGAAGCGGTCGAGATTGAAGCGCACCGACATCGGGATGTAGGTGAAATTCTCCGAAGACTCGACCTCGAAGTTGAACAGAAGCGGCGCTTCGTTGAGTCCCATGACAGTGTCCCTCGTGAATGGCGGGCAACACGCAAGCCCAGCTTGGGGTATTTTAGAACCTTATTCGCGCGACGGCGGCATGGCCGGGGGCAACGTACCGGCCCGCCAGCCGCTCACGCGCGCGCAGCATGGCAAAGGAGTGAACTCACTTGAACGAACTGGAAACAGCCGGACAGCCGGGCGCGGTGGAGCGCCAAGTGCGCCGGCATCGCGGCGCAGCGGTCGAAACCGTGATCGACCACGTCGGTCAGGAATGGCCGGTCGCACTCGTCTTCAACGGCATTTCGCACGCGGTGATGATGTGCACGCCGCGCGATCTGGAGGCGTTCGCGGTCGGATTCGCGATTTCGGAAGGGATCGTGGCGCGTGGCAGCGACATTCAGGACATCGAGGTCGAGCTGCATGACGACGGTGAATTGCCACATGCCGAAGTGCAGCTACAGGTGGTGCAGCAGGCGTTCGTCGCGCTGAAGGAGAAGCGCCGCGCGCTTGCCGGGCGCACCGGGTGCGGGGTCTGCGGGATCGAAAGCATCGATCTGCTGGATCTGAAGCCGGAGCGTGTGCCGGACACCGGCTTTCTGCAACGGCTCGCGCCGGATGCGATCGCGCGCGCCGCCCGCGAATTGCCCGAGCACCAGGCATTGACGCGGCTGACCGGCGGGCTGCACGCGGCCGCGTGGTGCGACGCGGCGGGCGCAATCCGTTGCGCGTTCGAAGACGTCGGCCGCCACAACGCGCTCGACAAGCTGATCGGCCAGCTGGTGCTCGATCGCGTGGATACCAAAGAAGGTTTCGTGTTTCTGTCGAGCCGCGCCAGCTACGAGCTGGTGCGCAAGGCCGCGCGCGTCGACGTGCCGATGCTCGCCACGATCTCGGCGCCGTCGTCGCTGGCGATTGCGATTGCCCGCAAGGCGGGCGTGCGGCTGGTGAGCTTCTGCCGCGAGAAAAGCTACGTCGACTACGATACGTTGCAGCCGGCGCAGCCTTGAGCGGCCGACGCGCCTGAACGTTCAGGCGCGCGAACGCCCTAACGCGCAAAAAAGCTGAAGTTGCGAGCGGGCGATATCCCTTCAACGCCCGAACGCTCGCACGCCGGACGCACCCCGCACGCCGTTAATCGAATTGCCGGAAGTCCGGCTTGCGCTTTTCGAAGAACGCCTTGAACGCCTCGCGTGCTTCCGGCGCGAGCAGCATCTTGCCGAAGTGCACGGCTTCTTCGGACATCTGCGTTTGCAGCTCCAGGTGGCTCGCGCGCTTCATCAAACTCTTCGTCACGCGCAGCGACGAGGCGGGCAACGCGGCCAGCTTCGCGACTTGCGAAGCGGCGAATGCATCGACTTCCGCAGCGGGCAGCAGGCGATTCACGAAGCCCATGCGCTGCGCCTCGGCGGCATCGAACGCTTCGCCGAGCAGCAGTTTCTCCGCCGCCGCCTGGTAGCCGCCCACTCGCTGCAACAGCAGGCTGGACGCCGCTTCCGGACACAAGCCGAGTTGCGTGAACGGCAGCGAGAAGCTCGCGGTGTCGGCCGCGTAGACCAGGTCGCAATGCAGCAGCAGCGTCGTGCCGATGCCGACCGCCGGGCCCGCCACCGACGCCACCACCGGCTTTTCCGCCGAACTGATCGCGCGCAGGAACTGGAACACCGGCGCGTGTTCGCCCATCGGCGGCGTTTTCATGAAATCTTCGAGATCGTTGCCGGCGCTGAAAATGCCCGCGCTGCCGCGAATCAGAATGGCGCGCACGGCTGCGTCGCCTTGCGCTTCGACCAGCGCGTCGGCCATCGTCTGGTACATCGCGGCCGTGATCGCGTTTTTCTTGTCGGGCCGGTTGAAGGCAATCGTCAGCACGCCGTCGGCGCGCTCGACCAGAATATCCATCGTCATCTCCTCGTACTCCTGCTGAGAATGTAAAAACGGTTCGCAAGCCGGATGGCCTGCGAACCGTTCCGCGGTCCTCAACGCTTACGCGCGAGGACCGCAGCGAACCTCGGGGTGACCATGCTCACAGACGCTCGATAATGCCCGCCGCGCCCATACCCGTCCCGACGCACATCGTCACCATGCCGTACTTGTAGTTACGGCGGCGCAAGCCATGCACCACGGTCGACGCACGAATCGCGCCCGTCGCGCCCAGCGGGTGGCCAAGGGCGATCGCACCGCCGAGCGGGTTGATCTTCGCCGGGTCGAGACCGAGGTCCTGAATCACCGCCAGCGATTGCGCGGCAAATGCTTCATTCAGCTCGATCCAGTCCAGGTCGTCGATCTTCAGGCCGGCGGCCTTCAGCGCGGCCGGAATCGCCTCCTTCGGACCGATGCCCATGATTTCCGGCGGCACGCCGCGCACGGCGAAGCTGACGAAACGCGCGAGCGGCGTCAGATTGAATTCCTTGAGCGTCTTTTCCGACACGACGATCAACGCGCCCGCGCCGTCCGATGTCTGCGAGCTGTTGCCCGCCGTCACCGAACCCTTGTTGGCGAACACCGCGCGCAGCTTGGCCAGACCTTCGAGCGACGTTTCCGCGCGCGGGCCTTCGTCGAGCGAGACTTCACGGGTCTTCACGCGCACTTCGCCGGTCGCGAGATCGGGGAAGCGTTCGGTGATCGTGTAGGCGGCGATTTCGTCGTTGAATTCGCCGGCTTGCTGCGCGGCGATGGCACGGCGGTGCGATTCGAACGAGAACGCGTCTTGCGCTTCGCGGCTGATCTTCCAGCGCTCGGCCACCTTCTCCGCCGTCAGGCCCATGCCGTAGGCAATGCCGATGTCTTCATTGCGATCGAAGATATGCGGCGACATGGA
The nucleotide sequence above comes from Paraburkholderia sp. FT54. Encoded proteins:
- a CDS encoding cytotoxic necrotizing factor Rho-activating domain-containing protein, whose protein sequence is MLETLKDALRHPIGAFAASVSDVHHVLVHGRNITNQEKKEIAEDTAQIDSVLVAIRGVAPAGSAMNLATVSADALGTMSKDKPLNLDQVHDLVFSINDLPSQRSIEIPVTRKQGTVANPPPRRPVFVPPKRLPDGRLGYPLSPTTPPKLPGETAGPSGIDRGARPKAIGRPGRPRSGSEPRPRASSKERRPTSVKSKIQGAFYTDAYRVRKGDIAPLEGKGAIYLKTTSEINSPFSFYRYDKDMKMSEPAKLPNITSTEAQEVLKTGNGRDVTSFSPNSGSYFGQWGRGKTKLSDKTNVIELENGKEGVGAVAISFADIPPKGSVLVTTGSLSGCTVMFAADNQKFYAYHAGTSAPAGNWKTAREGVSSLREAHEHLKADARRKGLDQPSNNDLVDIGGDYPFSVIIYNGKFDKGRPQDDTRINRPEWERSEGMHVNNYFETDKKIASTATGIALVRKDAQGRVSVSVLYDKGALKRAASKGRVGDPLLYDYKSMQTEKYKFRPQSS
- a CDS encoding acyl-CoA thioesterase; translation: MTDILQLPQKHCALRVVPQPSDANVHGDVFGGWIMAQVDIAGSIPASRRANGRVATIAVNSFVFKQPVFVGDLLSFYADIVKTGNTSVTVAVEVYAQRMSLTEDLVKVTEATLTYVATDSDRRPRALPVLD
- a CDS encoding EAL domain-containing protein gives rise to the protein MTPFLSKRLLINLAVVAAAVGANAFVAYTQICGQRDADARMLRSTSVRQNLDAYRAALDGGLAALGRFEASGESAPASAGTDMATTLARLERDLRNELAGEPAMLDALAKLSSDSHALQHDIDGALLRSANAGPDASREWAASTYTHLGLGLDRLEDGLAALRGAESRALQASLAASASETQRAMFLLIVTMLGGSVLLIFTFGARENSAREKLRSVRALGRNDERFRGLFDEHPVPMYIFDRETLRFLAVNAAAIQQYGYTESEFLGMTVRAIRPNGEISRLESHMQRSDAGQHGRTMAGIWHHRRKDGSTISADISYHALNFMGRAAFFVLADDVTEQINAEAEAQRSNQMLEAVIDNIPQRIFWKDMESRYLGCNMAFARDAGLAYPEQVVGKSDADMPWRDFSTLLNDHDKEVVSTGVPKMNFEVDLVIDGVHRTTVTSKLPFTDGDGRVIGVLGSYTDITERKRADLALRLQSRALDASVNAILITAPSPNGNLIEYVNPAFMRITGYDPAEVIGHDCRVLQRDDREQEGVALIRQALTTNREVSAVVRNYRKDGALFWNQLFIAPVPDQDGVITHHIGVINDVTDLMRYQEQLEYQANYDSLTRLPNRNLLRDRLQHALIIAQRHHKGVAVVFIDLDGFKNVNDSLGHSVGDRLLSVVAERLARCTRTSDTVARHGGDEFVIVMTDTVDEQSLIAWMERVRASISEPVWLDGTELYVGCSMGASLFPQDGEDAETLMKKADLAMYRAKDMGRNTFQFYQPEMNASAGARLNLERRLRRALRDNEFLLHYQPQVDIVSGQIVGTEALVRWRDPEVGLVLPSSFIPVAEESGLIGPLSEWVLREACRQNKAWQDEGLPPARVSVNLSARVFQQRDIAKLVMQVLAETGLEPQYLELELTESTIMRNAEEAVSMLNELHALGIGLAIDDFGTGYSSLSYLKRFPVDRLKIDRSFVSDIGVSGDDETITSAIIALAHSLKLQVIAEGVETSAQLDFLKERACDEMQGFYFAKPLSTDAISELLQGGVGRELATV
- a CDS encoding nitrate reductase associated protein — its product is MGLNEAPLLFNFEVESSENFTYIPMSVRFNLDRFGLRITLDQWQMLPLEDRKLLARFPVEDDAEIEPNFDHALFEMLRTHANIEPEWFTPEEAPAWRRTDSVPDGIAHQAQLAGLAAPGVAQWAELAPFKRYVLAKLSRKPEANHDFVPAMKEFGTAG
- the fdhD gene encoding formate dehydrogenase accessory sulfurtransferase FdhD, with translation MNELETAGQPGAVERQVRRHRGAAVETVIDHVGQEWPVALVFNGISHAVMMCTPRDLEAFAVGFAISEGIVARGSDIQDIEVELHDDGELPHAEVQLQVVQQAFVALKEKRRALAGRTGCGVCGIESIDLLDLKPERVPDTGFLQRLAPDAIARAARELPEHQALTRLTGGLHAAAWCDAAGAIRCAFEDVGRHNALDKLIGQLVLDRVDTKEGFVFLSSRASYELVRKAARVDVPMLATISAPSSLAIAIARKAGVRLVSFCREKSYVDYDTLQPAQP
- a CDS encoding enoyl-CoA hydratase; this encodes MTMDILVERADGVLTIAFNRPDKKNAITAAMYQTMADALVEAQGDAAVRAILIRGSAGIFSAGNDLEDFMKTPPMGEHAPVFQFLRAISSAEKPVVASVAGPAVGIGTTLLLHCDLVYAADTASFSLPFTQLGLCPEAASSLLLQRVGGYQAAAEKLLLGEAFDAAEAQRMGFVNRLLPAAEVDAFAASQVAKLAALPASSLRVTKSLMKRASHLELQTQMSEEAVHFGKMLLAPEAREAFKAFFEKRKPDFRQFD
- a CDS encoding acetyl-CoA C-acyltransferase; translated protein: MAKQLQDAYIVAASRTPIGKAPRGMFKNTRPDELLVHAIRSAVAQVPGLDTKVIEDAIIGCAIPEAEQGLNVARMGALLAGLPNSVGGVTVNRFCASGLTALAMAADRIRVGESEAMIAGGCESMSMVPMMGNKPSMSPHIFDRNEDIGIAYGMGLTAEKVAERWKISREAQDAFSFESHRRAIAAQQAGEFNDEIAAYTITERFPDLATGEVRVKTREVSLDEGPRAETSLEGLAKLRAVFANKGSVTAGNSSQTSDGAGALIVVSEKTLKEFNLTPLARFVSFAVRGVPPEIMGIGPKEAIPAALKAAGLKIDDLDWIELNEAFAAQSLAVIQDLGLDPAKINPLGGAIALGHPLGATGAIRASTVVHGLRRRNYKYGMVTMCVGTGMGAAGIIERL